Genomic DNA from Corallococcus silvisoli:
CGGACCTCTTCGACGCGTCCCGCTGGCAGGCGGTGGAAGGCTTCAAGTTCAAGGACATCACGTTCCACCGCGCGGTGGACCAGGGCACGGTGCGCATCGCGTTCAACCGTCCGGAGGTGCGCAACGCGTTCCGTCCGAAGACGGTGGACGAGCTGGCCCGGGCGTTGGAGGCCACGCGGTTCATGACGGACGTGGGCGTGGTGCTGCTCACGGGCAACGGGCCCTCGCCGAAGGACGGCGGGTGGGCGTTCTGTTCGGGAGGGGACCAGCGCATCCGCGGCAAGGACGGCTACAAGTACGAGCCGGGTGAGGACGCGGCGGATCCGGCGCGGCTGGGGCGGCTGCACATCCTGGAGGTGCAGCGGCAGATCCGCTTCCTGCCCAAGGTGGTCATCGCGGTGGTGCCGGGCTGGACGGCGGGCGGCGGGCACAGCTTGCACGTGATCTGCGACATGACGATCGCGAGCAAGGAGCACGGCATGTTCAAGCAGACGGACGCGGACGTGGCCAGCTACGACGCGGGCTACGGGTCCGCGCTGCTGGCGCGGCAGGTGGGGCAGAAGCGGGCGCGGGAGATCTTCTTCCTGGGCCAGTCCTACACGGCGGACGAGGCGTTCCAGATGAACGCCATCAACGCGTCGGTGCCGCACAAGGACCTGGAGAAGGTGGCGCTGGAGTGGGCGGCGGAGATCAACACCAAGAGCCCCACGGCCATCAAGATGCTGAAGTATGCCTTCAACCTCCCGGACGACGGCCTCGTGGGCCAGCAGCTCTTCGCCGGAGAGGCGACGCGTCTGGGCTACGGCACGGAGGAGGCGCAGGAGGGCCGCGACGCGTTCGTCCAGAAGCGCAAGCGCGACTTCAAGCGCTTCCCCTGGACGTACTGAGGCACGCGCCCCAGTGATGGAGATGGGGGACTCGGATGCGCTCGTTGAAAGGAACGGTGCTCCTGCCTCTCTTGCTGGGGCTTGGGTGTGCACATGCCCCGGGACCCGCCGCGCGCTCGTATGTCATCGCGGACTCCTCCGAAGGCGTGGGAGCCGCGCTCGCGACAGGCGGCGCCGGCACACGGGATTGCCAAGCGGAACATGAGGCCTGCTTCCGAGAGTGCTGGACGAGGAGCCGTCCTCCGTATCCACACAAGCACGACGAGTGGTACTACAAGCGATGCACCGCGGATTGTGGAAAGGCTTTCAACGACTGCGTGGATGAGCAGGAAGAGGCTGCGTCCAAGGCTCGACGCGTGGAGTTCGACAGCGTTCATCAAGCCAGGGACTGGCTGCTTGAACACAAGTCCGAAGTCGCACTTGGCACGTTGGTCGTTGTTGGCGGAACGGGTTTCATCCTGACCCTTGGCGCGGCTGGAACTTTGATCCTGGCGCCCTTTGCCCTGTAGGGACAATCGTGGCCTATAACTCCAACTTTGACGTGGATGCCGTGATGGCGATCCTGGGGACCGTGGGCGAGCAGTTCCAGGACGGAGCGCCCGAAGACGAAGCCCTCCGGATCGCGGCGGTGGCGCTACTCTATGTCCGCGACAGCGGGAAGCTGGAGGACTACCGCGAGTACTTCCGGAGGTTCTTCGTTCCAGCCACGGAGTCGATCTCCGTGGTCCAGTCATTCTCGACGACAGCAGAGGCCGACGCCTGGCTCGCTCAGGGGCAGGTACAGGAAGGGGACCTCGTTCGGGTCGCAGGGAAGGGCTTCCGTGTCATTGCTCACAGGAAGGGCGGCGGGCTGATGTTTCTTCGCACGCCGCTCCCTGACGAAATGGCGCCCTGAACACGGTCAGATGTTGATGCGGGAGCTGACGGTCCGGACATCCAGGCCCAGGGCCGCGAACTGCGCGGCATGGGCCCGGAGCAGCTCCAGCAACCGGGGATGCACGTCTTCATCCTCGTTGGACAGGATGAAGCCGTAGTTCGTCTTCGACAGCATCCAGGAGATCCACAGCATCTCCGTGGCCTCGTCCGGCGTGGGCGCGACGTCCAGGTCCTCCTCCGTGGACAGCGCACCCCCCTTGCCCCAGCGCAATCCCAGACACGCGTACAGCACCTCTCCCGCGTCCTCCCACTGGAGGTTGTTCGCCCAGGCATGCCGGAACGTCGCGAAGAAGATGACGTAGCGGCAGAGGTTCTTCAGCGCCTCCAGCTCACCGGGCTGGGGAGTGTCGGTCCGCGTCACCGCGCTCACGGCCCGGGGCGGCGGCTCCGCCACCTTCGCGTCCAGGTCCATGCGCTCCGAGCGCACGAACCACGGCGCCTCCTTGCCCGGCACCCGTGCCCTCAAATACCGGCACACGAACGCGGGCGCCGAATGCGCGACGAGGTCGTCCGAGAACCGGCGCACCTCCCGCCACTGCTCCTCCACCGCCGCGCCGTGCTCCGCGAAGAACGCGTCCACATGCTCCCCGAGCAGCTTCCAGAAGAGCTGCCCCGCCTGCGCGTACCGGTGCCCCTCGCACACCGGCGTCGCGGGCGCGAAGCCCTTCCAGTCGTAGCTGCCCAGCAGGTGCTCCAGCCGCTGGTTGATGCCTGCCTCCGTCAACGCGCTGGCCCGCGTGATGTACCCCGTGGGCCCCACCAGGAACCCGTTGGCCGAATGGTTGATCAACACCACCTCGCGCAGGTGCGGCATCAGCAGCCACCGCAATGGATTGCGCCGCAGGTTCCGGTGCGCGGCGATGGCGTATTGCTCGACGTTGAAGTGGCACTGGCCCAGGTGGTTGCCCAGCTCCACGTCCAGCGTCGCGCTCACCCGCGCCATCCGCTTCGCTGCCTCCCAATCCGCGCCGTCTCCGGGCGCGAAGGAGCGGCGGGTCACCGGTGAGCCGGGCGCGGTCGCGCCGGGCTCGCGCATCCCCAGGATGATGCGCTGGGGCATCAGCCGGCCTTCCTCCAGGCGCAGCCGGAGGTCCACGTCCGGCAGACAGTGGACGCCGTCCTGTTCATAGGCATTCCACGGCAGGTACAGCCGGAAGGCCCGCGGGTCGCCCGGCGCCTCCGGGTCACGGTCCAGGATGCTGGAGAACATCCCGTTGAGCAGCCGCTCACCAAACCACGCATCACTCCGCGAGGAGCCCGGCGCCTGCTGCTCCATGCGGACCGTCATCGACTCCGGATACTCCGCCTGGATTCTCGCGAGGCTCGGCGCCTGTCCCAATCGAATCTGGAGTTGATGCTGCCGCTTCACCAGCTCGATGGGCGCGACGGCCTTGAGCATCGCCAGCGCCCGTCCCGGCGCATACGCCGTGGGCGGCGTGCCTTCCTCCACCACCAGCAGCCGCGCCAGCGGCGTCGACGGGTCGTATTCCCAATACGGCAGCCGCAGCGTCCCGAAGTCGTACTCCAGCCCGGCATGGTCGTCCGGCCCACGCTCCGTGCCGATGCGCCGCCAGTCCTCCACCACCCGGCCATCCTTCCGGAACGTGTGCTGGGGCTCGAAGAAGCGCAGCTCCAGGTCCGGCAGGTCGCCTTCCCCCGCATCCGCGGGGTCGTAGCGGATGGCGAAGGTGCCATCCGCCGCCGTGAAGCCCTCGCCCAGGAAATCATCCGGCGTGCCGAAGTCCCGGTCCCACAGCTCGACCTTGAGGTGATGCAGGGGAACGGGGCCCTGGGGCCCGTCCACCTCGAACACGAGCCGACCCGTGACGACCGCGGGCAGCGCGGACGGATCGCGGAGCGCTCGGGGCGCACGCACGCGCTTGACCAGATCGCGGCTCACCGCCAGCCGCTGCTTCAGGTCGAGCCCCGCGTACCACCGGGCCAGCTCGTCCGCCTCCAGGAGCGGAGGCTCCGGTGCGCGGGATGTGAAACCCAACGAGGCCATCAGACGGCGCCAGGCGGACGACATCAGCTCCACACCTCGGTTGCATCCGTGGTCAGGACCGACCCTCGGGAGGTATGGCGGGAACCACCTTCGCTTCGGGTGTCGCGGGGAGCGGACTTCATCAAGCGGCGAAGGTAACACGGCGCCCCTTCACCCTGGCACTTCCGTGACCCCGCCCCCCTCGCGCCCCTACGGCAAACCCATACATGGGCGCTCGCACTGAAGGGCAATCCGGTATCAATTTCAAAGCATGCGCGAAACGTCACGCACCCGTGCCTCCACGGTGCGCGGCCATTGCTTGTCCGTCGCTATTTCACCGGCGTACTTTCGGCGTTACGTGCTAGTGGGAGATTCCATGCCTGTCGATTACACGCTAACGATTCGCACGAGTTCGAAGCTGGGCGCGGGAACGAACGCCGCCATCTCCGTGGTCCTGGTGGGCACCAAGGGTGAGAGTCAGTCGCACCTGTTGGACAAGCGCTTCCACAACGACTTCGAGGCTGGGGCGGTGGATGCGTACACCGTCAAGACCGACGACCTGGGCGACCTGCTCCTGCTCCGGTTCTCCAATGCAGGAGGGGGCGTCGGCAGTGACTGGCTCCTCGACTCCGTGACGGTCACCGCCACGGGGAAGCTCTGGTTCTTCCCGTACTACCGCTGGGTGCTGGGCCGGTCGACCGCGGAGGTCCTCAATGGCATCGCCCGGCTGCCACAGCAGGTCGAGCACGAGCGGGAGCTGGCGGCCCGTCAGGAGCTGATCCAGGCGCGTCGGAAGATGTACCCCTGGCGTCCCGCGGAGGCCACCGCCGGCCTGCCCGGCGCGCTGGACATCACCGCGACACAGCCGCTCCCGAAGGACGAGCTCTACCGGGGCCTCGTGGATGGCAGCTATGAGGTCGTCATCGCGAAGACGCTCGCGGCCATCAAGCTGCACATGCCCGTGCTCAGCAAGGCGTGGAATGGCCTCGTGGACATCTTCGACTTCTTCAAGAGCATCGAGCTGCCCAAGCTGGCCCAGCGCTGGCAGGACGACTACGAGTTCGCCCGACAGGCGGTCCAGGGCATCAGCCCTGTTCACATCCAATCCGTCACTTCGTTGCCGGAGGGCATGCCCCTGACGGACGAGGAGCTGCGGGGCCTGCTCCCTCCGGGCATGTCGCTCCCGCAATCGCTGGCGGCGAAGCGTGTCTTCCTGCTCGACTTCGAGATCCTCGGCGACGTGCCCATGTTCAGGAAGGTCGACAAGCATGGCGTCGAGGAGCGCCGCTGGGCGCCCGCGTCCCGGTGCCTGTTGCTCCTGGATGAGTCGCACCAGCTGCGGCCCATCGCCATCCAGCTCGGGCGCGACCCCGCGGTGGACCCGGTGTTCACGCCCAATGACAGCCAGCATGACTGGATGGCCGCGAAGATCTACGTCCGGTGCAGCGAGGGCAACACGCACCAGATGGTGGGCCACGCGCTCCGCACGCACTTCGTGGCGGAGCCGTTCGTCATGGCGACGATGCGCAACCTCCCGGACCCGCACCCCGTCTACAAGCTGCTGCGCCGCCACTTCCGCTACACGCTCGCCATCAACGAGGGGGCGCGCAAGGGCCTGCTCGACGCGGGCGGCGTGTTCGACGACATCATCGCCACGGGCGGTCCCGACCAGGGCCACCTGTTCCTGGGCAAGAAGGGCTACAAGGCCTGGAAGCTCTCGGACAACAAGCCGCGTCCGGACATCGAGCGCCGCGGCGTGCTCGACCCGGCGGTGCTCCCGCACTACCCCTACCGGGACGACGCGCTGCTCCTGTGGGACGCGCTGGAGGAGTACGTCGGCGGGGTGCTGGGGCACTTCTACACCTCCGATGACGCCCTGGTGCGCGACACCGACATGCAGCACTGGTGGAAGGACCTCATCGCCCACGGGCTGCCGTTGGAGAAGCTCCCGTGCTCGGAGCTGACGCGCGTCTCCGACCTCACGGACATCCTCACCACCGTCCTCTTCACGGTCAGCGTCCAGCACGCGGCGGTGAACTACCTCCAGTACGAGCACTACGCCTTCGTGCCCAACGCGCCGCTGTGCATGCGCCAGGCGCCGCCGCGCAAGAAGGGCGTGCTCGGCGCGAACGACATCGAGGCGATGATCCCCTCGAAGTCCCAGATGCTCTGGCAGGTGTCCGTGGGCCGCGCCCTGTCCAGCTTCGGGGATGACGAGGAGTACCTGCTCCACGAGGGCGGGTGGCGCGAGGACTACTTCCAGGAGCCGGAGCTGCTGGCGATCCGCGACCGCTTCCACTCCCGGCTGCGCGCGCAGAGCGAAGCGGTCAAGGCACGCAACGCGAAGAGCGCGGTGCCCTACACCGTGCTTCAGGCCGACCGCATCCCCTGCGGCATCACCGTCTAGCGCCGTCCGGAGACCCCACCGTGCCCAACCTCATCTCTCGCGGCATCTTCAACCTGCTCTTCGGTTCGAAGCGCAAGGCGTTCGCCTCCCTCCCGGGGCCCCCGCCGGGAATCCTCGGCACCGCTGGGGACTTCCTGGGCGCTTCGCCCTGGGACGTCTGCGCGCGCTACGGCCGCGAGTACGGTGGCGTCACCCTCATCTGGATGGGACCCAACCCCGGGTTGGTCCTCAACGACCCCGCGCTCATCGCGGAGGTGTACGAGTCCCCGCGCCGGATGGAGTTCGAGAAGGGGAACATCAGCGAGCAGATCCGTCCCACGGTGACGAACGACACGGTCTTCATCGCGAAGCTGAGCGAGGACTGGGCGGAGCGGCGCCAGATGGAGCCCATGGCCCAGCCGTGGTCCTCCGACTGGCTGGCCGAGCAGGTGGTCCCGATGCAGGCGGCCATCTCCGAGTCCGTGGACGCCCTGCTGAAGGAGGGCGTCCACGACCTGACCCCCGCGCTGCGTCGGCTGACCTTCGATGCCTTCTCGGTCGCCACCGTGGGCGAGAAGATGCCGGATCAGGTGTTCGAGGACTTCATGCTGCTCGCGAAGGGGGCGGACGCGCGCATCCAGGCGAAGCTGCCCCTGAAGTTCGTCAAGCCGCCCAAGGGCTTCGACGAAGCCAAGGCGCGCTTCTACGGCCAGTTCGCGGACCGGGTGCGCGCGGCGCGCAAGCACCCGAAGCCCCACGCCGTGGACACGCTGTCGTGGATGCTGCGGGAGAACCCCGGCATGGACGACCAGATGCTGGCGCACCTCCTGGGGGGCACGTTCTACGGAGGGGCCTTCTCCTCGAGCGTCACGCTGGTCGGCGCGTTCCACCAGCTCCAGAAGCACCCCGACGCCGAAGCGCGCCTCGCCGCGGAGGCCGCCGCGCTGGCGGAGGGGCCGCTGTCCATCGGGAAGCTGGCGGGCGCGAAGTGGGTGGAGGCCGTCGTCCTGGAGGCCCTGCGCGTCCTCCCCGCGGTCCGGGTGATGACGCGCACGCCGTCGAAGGACGCGGAGCTGGCCGGGGTCACGCTGCCCGCGGGGGCGATGATCATGATCTCGAACCAGCACCTGCACCGGGACCCGGCGCACTGGCCGGAGCCGGACACCTTCAAGCCCGAGCGCTGGCTGGACGGCGGCGTCGCCCGCGATCCGCTGGGCAGCGGCTACTTCTTCCCGTTCGGCCGGGGGCCGCGCGCGTGCACGGGCGCGGACTTCGCGATGCTGTACCTGAAGACCGCCGTCGCCACCATCGCCGCGCGCGTGAAGGTCCACGTCGATTCGACGGAGCCGTTCGAAGAGGGCTTCTTCTTCGGGGTGGTGCTGCCGAAGGGCGTCACCGGGAAGCTCATCGCGCGCGAGGCCCAGGCCTCGCGGGGCGTGCAGGCCCGGAGCGCCTGAGCGGTCATTGGGCGGGGCTCAGGCCGCGTCGTGGAAGATGATGCCGGCCGTGTGCCGCTGTCCGGCGCGCACACGGCTGACCCCGTGCCGGAGGTTGACGCGGTAGGTGCCCCGCGTGCCCTGCACCGGGCGGTGATGCACCGCGAAGACGACCGCGTCCCCCTGGCGGAGCGGGACGACCTCCGCGCGCGACTGCATCCGGGGACGCTGCTCCGTCAGCACGAACTCGCCGCCGGTGAAGTCGCGCCCCGGCTCGGAGAGGAGGAGGGCCACCTGGAGCGGGAAGACGTGCTCCCCATACAGGTCCTGGTGCAGGCAGTTGTAGTCGTCCACGCCATAGCGCAGGAGCAGCGGCGTGGGCCGCACCTGTCCCGCTTCGTGACAGCGCGCGAGGAAGTCCGCGTGCGTGTCCGGATACCGCACGTCGATGCCCATCGCCGCGTTCCACCGGTTCGCGATGGGCGCCAGGCACGGGTAGAGCGCCGTGCGCAGCTCCGACACCGTGGCCGGGAGCGGATGGTCGAAGTATTTGTATTCGCCCCGCCCGAAGCCGTGGCGCGCCATCACCACGCGGCTGCGAAACGCCTGCTCCACGTCGTAGAGGCGGGCCAGCGCCTCGCACTCCGCGGGCGTGAGCAGCCGCTCCAGGGGCGCGCAGCCCCGGGCGTCCAGCTCCCGTCCGGTCCCCTCCCAATCCACCGCCCGCACCCGCTCCCCGACGCCCTCCGGGGCGCGGGCCGCGAGCGCCCCGACGCGGCGCCGGGGGCTCATCGGCTCGCCTCGCGGTCCAGCAGCGCGCGCTTGCGCTCCACGCCCCAGCGGTAGCCCGACAGCGCGCCGTCGTGGCGCACGACCCGGTGGCAGGGAATCACCACCGCCAGCGCGTTCGCGCCGCACGCCTGCGCCACCGCCCGCACGGACTTCGGTGCGCCAATCCGCTCCGCGATGTCCGTGTAGCTCGCGGTGCTCCCCGCCGGAATCTCCCGCAGGGCCTGCCACACGCGCTGCTGGAACGCCGTGCCGCGCACGTCCAGGGGCAGGTCCAGCCCCAGCCGCGGCGCCTCCACGAAGCCCACGACCTTCGCGACCAACTGCTCGAACGCCGTGTCGCCCCCCACCAGCGCCGCCTGGGGGAACCGGTCCTGGAGGTCCCTCGTCAGGGCGTCCGGATCATCCCCCATCAGGATGGCGCACACGCCCCGGTCGCTCGCGGCCACCAGGATGGGGC
This window encodes:
- a CDS encoding 1,4-dihydroxy-2-naphthoyl-CoA synthase — encoded protein: MVSDLFDASRWQAVEGFKFKDITFHRAVDQGTVRIAFNRPEVRNAFRPKTVDELARALEATRFMTDVGVVLLTGNGPSPKDGGWAFCSGGDQRIRGKDGYKYEPGEDAADPARLGRLHILEVQRQIRFLPKVVIAVVPGWTAGGGHSLHVICDMTIASKEHGMFKQTDADVASYDAGYGSALLARQVGQKRAREIFFLGQSYTADEAFQMNAINASVPHKDLEKVALEWAAEINTKSPTAIKMLKYAFNLPDDGLVGQQLFAGEATRLGYGTEEAQEGRDAFVQKRKRDFKRFPWTY
- a CDS encoding lipoxygenase family protein, which encodes MSSAWRRLMASLGFTSRAPEPPLLEADELARWYAGLDLKQRLAVSRDLVKRVRAPRALRDPSALPAVVTGRLVFEVDGPQGPVPLHHLKVELWDRDFGTPDDFLGEGFTAADGTFAIRYDPADAGEGDLPDLELRFFEPQHTFRKDGRVVEDWRRIGTERGPDDHAGLEYDFGTLRLPYWEYDPSTPLARLLVVEEGTPPTAYAPGRALAMLKAVAPIELVKRQHQLQIRLGQAPSLARIQAEYPESMTVRMEQQAPGSSRSDAWFGERLLNGMFSSILDRDPEAPGDPRAFRLYLPWNAYEQDGVHCLPDVDLRLRLEEGRLMPQRIILGMREPGATAPGSPVTRRSFAPGDGADWEAAKRMARVSATLDVELGNHLGQCHFNVEQYAIAAHRNLRRNPLRWLLMPHLREVVLINHSANGFLVGPTGYITRASALTEAGINQRLEHLLGSYDWKGFAPATPVCEGHRYAQAGQLFWKLLGEHVDAFFAEHGAAVEEQWREVRRFSDDLVAHSAPAFVCRYLRARVPGKEAPWFVRSERMDLDAKVAEPPPRAVSAVTRTDTPQPGELEALKNLCRYVIFFATFRHAWANNLQWEDAGEVLYACLGLRWGKGGALSTEEDLDVAPTPDEATEMLWISWMLSKTNYGFILSNEDEDVHPRLLELLRAHAAQFAALGLDVRTVSSRINI
- a CDS encoding lipoxygenase family protein, which gives rise to MPVDYTLTIRTSSKLGAGTNAAISVVLVGTKGESQSHLLDKRFHNDFEAGAVDAYTVKTDDLGDLLLLRFSNAGGGVGSDWLLDSVTVTATGKLWFFPYYRWVLGRSTAEVLNGIARLPQQVEHERELAARQELIQARRKMYPWRPAEATAGLPGALDITATQPLPKDELYRGLVDGSYEVVIAKTLAAIKLHMPVLSKAWNGLVDIFDFFKSIELPKLAQRWQDDYEFARQAVQGISPVHIQSVTSLPEGMPLTDEELRGLLPPGMSLPQSLAAKRVFLLDFEILGDVPMFRKVDKHGVEERRWAPASRCLLLLDESHQLRPIAIQLGRDPAVDPVFTPNDSQHDWMAAKIYVRCSEGNTHQMVGHALRTHFVAEPFVMATMRNLPDPHPVYKLLRRHFRYTLAINEGARKGLLDAGGVFDDIIATGGPDQGHLFLGKKGYKAWKLSDNKPRPDIERRGVLDPAVLPHYPYRDDALLLWDALEEYVGGVLGHFYTSDDALVRDTDMQHWWKDLIAHGLPLEKLPCSELTRVSDLTDILTTVLFTVSVQHAAVNYLQYEHYAFVPNAPLCMRQAPPRKKGVLGANDIEAMIPSKSQMLWQVSVGRALSSFGDDEEYLLHEGGWREDYFQEPELLAIRDRFHSRLRAQSEAVKARNAKSAVPYTVLQADRIPCGITV
- a CDS encoding cytochrome P450, with protein sequence MPNLISRGIFNLLFGSKRKAFASLPGPPPGILGTAGDFLGASPWDVCARYGREYGGVTLIWMGPNPGLVLNDPALIAEVYESPRRMEFEKGNISEQIRPTVTNDTVFIAKLSEDWAERRQMEPMAQPWSSDWLAEQVVPMQAAISESVDALLKEGVHDLTPALRRLTFDAFSVATVGEKMPDQVFEDFMLLAKGADARIQAKLPLKFVKPPKGFDEAKARFYGQFADRVRAARKHPKPHAVDTLSWMLRENPGMDDQMLAHLLGGTFYGGAFSSSVTLVGAFHQLQKHPDAEARLAAEAAALAEGPLSIGKLAGAKWVEAVVLEALRVLPAVRVMTRTPSKDAELAGVTLPAGAMIMISNQHLHRDPAHWPEPDTFKPERWLDGGVARDPLGSGYFFPFGRGPRACTGADFAMLYLKTAVATIAARVKVHVDSTEPFEEGFFFGVVLPKGVTGKLIAREAQASRGVQARSA
- a CDS encoding 2OG-Fe(II) oxygenase, with product MSPRRRVGALAARAPEGVGERVRAVDWEGTGRELDARGCAPLERLLTPAECEALARLYDVEQAFRSRVVMARHGFGRGEYKYFDHPLPATVSELRTALYPCLAPIANRWNAAMGIDVRYPDTHADFLARCHEAGQVRPTPLLLRYGVDDYNCLHQDLYGEHVFPLQVALLLSEPGRDFTGGEFVLTEQRPRMQSRAEVVPLRQGDAVVFAVHHRPVQGTRGTYRVNLRHGVSRVRAGQRHTAGIIFHDAA